The sequence GTAGACGCCGTGATCAACCGGCATGCCCATGAAACTAGGACACCAGTACTAGCCACGAATGGTAGAGCCTGCTCAGCTCCTTTCAGAAGGACCAGGCCGGATGGTGCCCTGAGTACGGGTGACGCTGCTGCTGGCCATGGCTAAGTCTTCTGTACTGGCCAATCACCCATGTCAGAAGAACAGCTGAAAGCCTTCCTGGAGAAGCTCAAAGCAGACATCAGCCTTCAGGAGAAGCTCAAAGCAGCTGCTGATACTGATGCTGTTGTTGCGATTGCCACAGAAGCTGGATTTAGTATTTCTGCTGATGATTTCAACAAGGCTGAATTAGAAGTTTCTGACAAGGAGATGGAAAATGCGGCCGGCGGGGGGGATTCCTGCGTGGCTGGCTGTGGCGAGCCCCTGAGCCCTTATGGAGACTGTTGTGATTACACTGTCCCAAAAACTCACTATCATTACAGTATACAAAGTGGCGGACGTTGTGATCGCCGCCGATAAACCCGCAATCAGCCTTCAATACCTGGCACGATTGAGCACTCTAATTGTTAGCGAAAGACACTTCAAGGCATTATTGCTATAATCGTTAAAGACTCCCGATAGCTATGTCAGAAGAGCAACTCAAAGCCTTTCTAGAGAAGGTCAAAGGCGACACCAGCCTTCAGGAGAAGCTCAAGGCAGCAGCCTCTCCTGAAGCTGCTATGGACATCGCAAAAGAAGCAGGGTTTTCAATTACCGCAGAAGATATTCAATCGATGCAATCGGAATCGGTTAACGACGAGGAGCTGGAAGGCGTGGCTGGGGGCAAAGGAAATTGTTGCGGGAGAGCTAAAATTACGCTTTTTGTAACGCACAAGTAGTTTTTAAACAAGAGCCTACACACCCGCGAAAGCCCCTGAATTGACAGGGGCTTTTTATTGCTTCAATGGTCGGACTAACCCCATAAATCAGCCTTCAATACCTGGCACTATTGAGCGCAGTTGAGCAGAGATAGTCAGGCTGGTCAAAGCGTTGCCCAACTAGATGTTGACTTAGTTCTGAGCTATTCACCAGAAGCTCACCAGAACTTCTTGGGTGCTGCACCAGAGCTGTGTAGTGGGGTTCACCAGTAGGGCTGTGATCTTGAAGGAGTCGAGGGGGCAACGCCTCCAAACATTCACTCCTTAGAACCATGACACAAGAACAACTCACAGCTTTCCTGGCTAACGCCAAAGGCAACACCAGCCTTCAGGAGCAGCTCAAAGCCGCAGCTGATGCCAATGATGTTGCTGCTATTGCCAAGGAAGCAGGTTTCAGTATCTCTGCTGATGGCCTCAATAAGGCTCAATCAAGACTTTCAGAAAAAGAGCTGGAAGGTGCGGCTGGTGGTGCTGGAGATTGTTTACCATGTTTCATGTCATTCCCATCTTGGTAACTGGGATTTGATGATCGACCTGAGGGATTAATGTGGGGAGCATACTCATCAAAGCCCCTGCAACCGCAGGGGCTTTTTACTTCTTCAACCTCGCCAATAAGCTCATAAATCAGCC comes from Synechococcus sp. UW179A and encodes:
- a CDS encoding Nif11-like leader peptide family natural product precursor; translated protein: MSEEQLKAFLEKLKADISLQEKLKAAADTDAVVAIATEAGFSISADDFNKAELEVSDKEMENAAGGGDSCVAGCGEPLSPYGDCCDYTVPKTHYHYSIQSGGRCDRRR
- a CDS encoding Nif11-like leader peptide family natural product precursor, with protein sequence MSEEQLKAFLEKVKGDTSLQEKLKAAASPEAAMDIAKEAGFSITAEDIQSMQSESVNDEELEGVAGGKGNCCGRAKITLFVTHK
- a CDS encoding Nif11-like leader peptide family natural product precursor, whose translation is MTQEQLTAFLANAKGNTSLQEQLKAAADANDVAAIAKEAGFSISADGLNKAQSRLSEKELEGAAGGAGDCLPCFMSFPSW